GTTTGTTTGTGATCTTTGAACCCCTCTCTCCTTTTCCGGAAGAAGATTATCGGAATGGCGTGGCTCTGCACCCCATCGACTCGTCGAGGCCCCTGACGTGCGTCAAGAGCGTGAACTACCTGGGAAGCTACCTTCCCCTCGCCGAGGACCCCGAGGCGATGGAGGTCCTTTACTGCCCCGAAGGGGAAATTACCGAATCGTCCCATAGCAACGCCTTCATGCTCCTCGATGATAAGATCGTGACCGCCCCCGAGGGCAGGGTCCTTCCCGGAACCATGAGGAGCATGATCCTTGAGATCGCCGGGGAAGCGGGTCTCCCCGTTGAGGAAAGATGCCCCTTGACGGATGAACTGAGCCACTGCGAGGAGTTCTTCATCACCGGCAGCGTTAAGGAGATCCTCCCCGTCATCAGGGTGGGTAGGACCGCCATTGGAAACGGCAAGCCGGGACCGGTCTCATCGCACCTGAGGAGGCTCTACCTCCAGAACCTGGAACGGTGGCTGGAGTAAGGACCGTGAACCGGGAATCGTTGGTCGTAAATCGGAAAAGCCAGATCTTGTATCGCCGAGATACCCTTCACCGTTGATCCTTTACGTTTTTCGCCCTTTGGTTCGCGGCTCACGATCCTTGATTTAGGATTTTGCCTATCTCCTCCAGGGTCGCCACTATATCGCCGCGGATGACCGCATCGGCCATGGGATCCAGCCGCGTGGGTGTCTTGTTGATGATAAAGAGCTTCGACCCCGCCCTTTTTGCCAACATGGGGTAGGCGTTGGCGGGCGAAACCTCCAGCGAGGAACCAAGGACCAGGAAGGATGAGGCCGTCCCCGCCAGGTCTTCGGCGGCTTCCATGGGTCCCCCGGGAAGCATCTCCCCGAAGAGGACCACGCCGGGCCTCAGCGGTCCCCCGCAGTCGGGACAGTCGTCCCGCTCGAGGAAGAGTTCGCTGTCGAAGGAAGCTCGGCAACGGCTGCAACCGACTTTTCTCAGGTTTCCGTGTAATTCATGGACCTTCCCGGAGCCCGCCGCCTGGTGCAGCCCGTCGACGTTCTGGGTGATAATGCCTTCCAGGAGCTCCCCGGATTCCCAACCCGCCAGCACATGGTGCCCCCTGTTGGGCTCGACGCCCTGCAGCATCCTTATCCTGTGCCGGTAGAATTCCACGAATTCGGCACGACTGTTCTCCATGGCGGATACCGATGCGAGGAGGCGCGGGTCTTTCTGCCTCCACAAACCGTCGGCGCCCCTGAAATCGGGAAGCCCCGAAGCGGTGCTCATACCTGCTCCCGAGAGAACGACCAGGTTCCCCGCGGAAAGACTTTCAGCAACCAGGTTAAGACTCATGCCACTTGCTCCTTTCTCAGATAGTCCTGGCCCGGAAGACCAGCGCCACCCCCGAAAGGACCACCGCCATGGCGGCCACCGATATGAGCGACACGCACTCCCCTGCGAAAAGGGCTCCCAACACCGTGGCCGTGATGGGGTTGATCAGGGTGTAACTCGTCGCCAGGGCTGGTCTCACCGTCCTGAGCATGAAACGGTAGAGGGTGAAACCTATGATCGAGGAAAAGACCACCAGGTGGAACATGCCCATCGATGCCCTCGCCGTCAGGGGCCAGGAGATTTTCTCCCCGGTCAGGATGGAAACGCCGAGCAGCAGAACCCCGCCCGCTATCATTTCCGTGGCCGATGCAATGGGTTTGTCCAGGCTTTTGAAGCGGTTATTGAGGACCGAA
Above is a window of Thermovirga sp. DNA encoding:
- a CDS encoding aminotransferase IV, whose translation is MTICYADGVFKQLSEASLPLSDFAFQRGVAVFETIRTYDGRPMALTPHLERLAASAAGSRIAMLLSPGEMEGIIREGLGLVGGEASVRPYITGGDTLDPDRGFTRPRLFVIFEPLSPFPEEDYRNGVALHPIDSSRPLTCVKSVNYLGSYLPLAEDPEAMEVLYCPEGEITESSHSNAFMLLDDKIVTAPEGRVLPGTMRSMILEIAGEAGLPVEERCPLTDELSHCEEFFITGSVKEILPVIRVGRTAIGNGKPGPVSSHLRRLYLQNLERWLE
- a CDS encoding NAD-dependent deacylase, translating into MSLNLVAESLSAGNLVVLSGAGMSTASGLPDFRGADGLWRQKDPRLLASVSAMENSRAEFVEFYRHRIRMLQGVEPNRGHHVLAGWESGELLEGIITQNVDGLHQAAGSGKVHELHGNLRKVGCSRCRASFDSELFLERDDCPDCGGPLRPGVVLFGEMLPGGPMEAAEDLAGTASSFLVLGSSLEVSPANAYPMLAKRAGSKLFIINKTPTRLDPMADAVIRGDIVATLEEIGKILNQGS